The following DNA comes from Gammaproteobacteria bacterium.
ATCGGTTTAGATCTTGATGTGCCGTTAGAATTCCCTTATGTGAATTATCATGATGCAGTCAATTATCAGTGGAAATTTGCTGATATTTTTTTATGTAACCAAGGCAACATCGGATTTCAACGAAATGACTTCGCTATTATTTTGCAAGCGTATAAACAAAGAGCTGGAACTAAAAATGTACTGGGCGAAATTCAAGATGGTACGATCAGCCTTATAGGCGCCGAACTTGATCATTACTTTACGAAAGAATGGTTTTGGTGGGTCAAATCAAGTGGAGCCTACAGCGGTATTCCAAATGGTTACATGGATGTTTTAGGTGGATTAGGTTACCACTATCCTCTAGGGTCAACCTCTTTTGCACTTGTTCCTCAATTAGGTTTGGGGGCAGGTGGTGGCGGTAATGTTGATTCTGGCGGAGGGGTTTTAATAACCGGTCAATTGGGTCTAGAGCTTGCGCTAGGCCGTCATTTCGCAACACGTTTGTCTGGTGGTTATCTTGTTGCGCCCAAAGGCGAAATCAAAGCTGCAACCGGAACGGTCGCATTGATTTACCATCTCGATATTGCAGAAGAAGGATCAACCGCTTTACCGCTCACAACCAATATTTTTACCCAAGCTTTTCGCATTCATTTATTTAATCAAACTTATCTTCATCCCCAACGTACATTTATGTCAGGCACGCCCCCGATCAATATGGTTGCGCTTCAAATCGATCAGCTTCTTTCGCGCTATTTCTTCATGGCTTATCAAGCGTCATTTGCCTATGCTGGGAATCATGCAGGTGGTTATGCGACTGGGATGATTGGTCCTGGCATACAAACAGCACCTTTCTTCAATTGTCGCGCAGAAGCTTATGCAGAAGTTCTCGTTGGTGCAGGAGGCGGCGGCAGTCTTGCTTTGGGGGGCGGATCTCTCATCGAACCAGTTGTAGGACTTCATTATGCCTTAACCGACTCGATCGGTCTGACTGGCAGTGTCGGTCAATTAAAGGCAATAAAGCATGATCTCAATACGACTGTGATCAATGCAGGAATAACCATTCGATTTGGTACTGTGAACCAGATTTAATTTAACAAGTTTATAAGTCCGTTTATTCTATTTAATTTCTTTTTATAAATCGTCCCCTCTAAATTTAAACAAAAAAAAAGAGCAGCTAAAGTGCTGCTCCTTTCGGATTTATGACGATTTTTACATAAACTTGTAAATAACGCCAACACTGAACAAGTCAGTGCTTGGATGACCAAGCGCCGTAACGCTGCCATAGCTGCTGTAGGTGTATTCGCCACGTAGATCCCAATTTGGGCAAATATTTGTTTGACCACCAACGCCAACATGCCATGCAGAAGCGTTTGCACTTTGGTTCGAGAAACGAGTTCTTTCACCACCAACACGAGCAAATGCCATAACATAATCTGTTAGCATAATGCCTGGGATGATACTTCCACCCCATGTCCAAGTGGATCTAGCTCCGGCACCATCTGCGTTTCTGTAGTTCTTAACTTGGAAGCTGTCGCCGCCAAATAATTCACCAGCTAGGTAGAAACCTGGTGTGAGAACACCCGCATAACCAAGAGACAATCTGCCTTCGATGCCTTTGTAAATAGCTGGCGCGCCACTGTAGTTATTTCTAACTGCAGCACTTAAGCCAACATATGGACCCGACATAAAAGAATAAGTTGCACAGGTTGGACAACTTGGTACGCTCATTTCACCCTTATAATCTCTATCACCTTTATAAGAATGTCCTGCAAAAGCAATACCGGAACTTGCTGCTAAAACTGCACTTGCAATTACTAATTTCTTAAACATACATTTACTCCTTAAATCGTTATGTTTAATTTTTTACGCTGTAATTTAGCCAAATAGAAGCCACTTTAATCTTCTAAACTAAGCTAACATACTACTTTTTTAACGTCCTTAGTACCTATCAACTTTTAGCATCACCATTGTCCGGATAAGCTATCGAGATACTGATTATGGGCCTCTATTCGCGTGTTATTTTCATACCACACTAGTGCACCAGGTACTAAAGATACCTGACAATCATATACCATTTTAAATAGCTAATCAAATTAAAGCCTTACCTAAAATAATGCTCCAATACCTCAGGGAATAAGGGAAAGCCGCATTCGTTTTAGTAGAGTTCTGAAGAGTAGGGACGGGAAAGTACTAGGGATAAAAACTCCATAAATAAGGATTGATAAAAAAAAACGGAAGGCTAGAATGCGAGTTAGGTCTTACAACAGATAAATAAATGAATGGTAACTGGAGCTCAACGCTTAAGGAAAGAAAGTTTAGGGAGCAATAAAACTTAATGAATGCGACAACTCTTCCCCGACATATTGCAATTATTATGGATGGCAATGGCCGCTGGGCTAAGCAGAAACATTTACCGCGGATTGCAGGTCACAAGGCCGGAGCGCAATCTGTACGCCGGATTGTTCGCTGTTGTGCGGAAAAAAAAGTTGAAGTTTTAACACTGTTTGCTTTTAGCAGTGAAAATTGGCAACGCCCTGCGCAAGAAGTAAGTTATCTGATGGAGTTATTTATTACCGTTTTGAAACGTGAAGTTAAAAAAATTCATGAACAAAATATTCAATTAAGAATAGTCGGTGACCGAACTCGTTTTGATGATCGTTTACGTCAACAAATGCTCAAAGCCGAAAAGTTAACTGCAGGTAATACGGGACTAAAATTAATTATTGCAGCCAATTATGGTGGTCGTTGGGATATCAGAGAAACGCTACGTTGCATTGCAAGTGATATTGAAAAGGGTGAGCTTCGGAGTGATGAAATCTCGCTTGAATTAATTCATAAGAAAACAGCTTTTGCCGATTTTCCAGATCCTGATCTATTGATTCGTACGAGTGGTGAACAGCGTATTAGTAATTTTTTATTATGGCAACTTGCTTACACCGAACTCTATTTCACAGAAGTGTTTTGGCCTGACTTTAATGCTGAAGAATTTGATAAAGCACTAGCTTTTTACGCCATGCGTGATCGGCGTTATGGTGCGCGTCCTAAGCTAACGGTCAATGTTTAAATTAGGGTCGTATAAAGGATCATCATCAGCCGTCGCCTGATCTGCAAAATCGTATCCATAATCAGAATAGTAAATATTCCTGCCTCGGGGTCTGTCCGAATTATAGTAAACTCTATCATATGAGGTTAAACCAACACCATTGCCACAAGAATTACAGGTGGCAGCATTTTGATTCCAACAAGAACTACACGAAGAAGTATTGTAAGTCGCGCATGTTGAGCAAGTTGAAACGTTAACTTCTGTAGGTCCACAACCACAGGGAGAAGGTTGCGGATAAACATAATAGACAGAAATAAGAGCACTGTTACGCGGTCGATAGGTTTTTACATAATGTTTCTTAACATGTCTTACTTTTTTACGATGATGGACGCACTTAGCTTTTTTGGCGACCCAAATAGGCGCAACTTCTGGATAGGCAATATAATATTCTGCATAAATGTTTGTGGTTAACAAACTAAAGCAAAACATAGTGAAACTACCCATCAAGATTTTAAAATAATTAAGATTCAATTTCATACGCACTCCAATAGTAAATAAGCAAGGGAGAAGGCATGAACATTCATGCTTATCTCTTAGCTGCTATCCACTTAACTGCGGCGTATCACTTATTTTTATAAGAAATTTTTAAAAAACTGCAAATGTTGGTTCCCAGTGCGGTGGTTTCCATTCCCAACCTGTGCATTCATTTGAATCAATTCTATGTTGACTACAGTTCCAATAGCCTTGTATCCAAGCAACACCTTGAGATGAATTTTCGTATTGGCAAACACGATGTTCAGGAACCCAAAGCGTTTGATTCCATCCTTCTTTTACCGTGAAGCAATGCATAAACCCACTCGGTGCTTCAACTATTTCTTTTGCAGGTGGAGCAAGCGTTATAATTCTTTTTTCTGGAACAATCGAATCTATTGCAGTCGTCGAAGCAGCCGCCCCTAATAACCCATTAAAAGGCAGGAAGCCGATAGTCATGATCAGTGGACCCAGGCTATAAAAATGACGCATTGCAACACTCCTTTGTCCTCTTACTAGAATACCGCTTTAACCCTTTACAGGACAATGAGCGAAGTCGGTGGAGCAAAGGATTATGTTTAAAAACAAGCGATTATAAGGGTTAAAAAAAGAAGGCCGCAGTATTCTATATAACGAAGATAATCTGGCGATAAAGGATAAATTGGATTAAATTAAGGACTTAGAAAAAAAGGATCATTATGAGCATTTTCTCGACAGCGATCCCTTCTCCTCAAATGGGAAAGGTTAATCAATTTATAAAATTGCTTACACAAGTTGAATTTGATTTGAAAAATTATTTAGCAGGTTTAGAAAGAAATATTTATACCAAAGAAGAAGCGGATGCTGATCCTGATTTTTCTAAAGCGGATGAGGCATTTAATCAATTGAGTATGTTTTATCAATCTTTACTCGAAATACTTTCAGTAAAAGTTATTAGCGCTGATCATCTGCAACGAATAAGCTCATTTGCCAATCTTCTACTGACAAATCGATTTGTCGAGAGTCAGCCGTTTTTTATTAAAACGTTGTTAGACATTAGATCCTATAGTAATGAAAATTTCAGCGTTAATGTATTACCCAGTTACCCATCTTATCAACAGAAAAAAATTAATGGACAAGGTTTTTTTCCGCAAAATGCGCAAGAAGACGAGCAAATTGATCTGGATTTACAACAAGCTCTACAGAATTCGTTTTACTTACGATAGTACGGTCACTATGTCAAAATTATTTGGTGGTAGTTTATTGATTGCAGGGACATGTATCGGTGGCGGCATGCTTGGACTGCCAATCGCCACAGCTAAAAGTGGAGTGCTTGGATCCAGTGTTCTTTTTATCATTTGCTGGATGTTAATGACCTTTACAGCTTTGCTTACGCTCGAAGTCAATCTCTGCTTTCCAAAAGAAAGTAATATGATTTCCATGGCTAAAGCTACCTTAGGTAAATCAGGCGAGATCATTTGTTGGACCGTTTATTTATTCTTTTTATACGCTTTAGTCTCAGCCTACATTGCGGGAGGACAAGATGTTCTTCATGGCCTTTTAGCGCTCATTGGCATTGACGCACCCATTGCGGTTTGCGCATTTATCTTTGTTGGTGTATTTGGCGCTATTGTTATGGCAGGCGTTAAACATGTGGATTTATTTAATCGTCTATTAATGATGATTAAACTCTTAACGATTTTTGTGTTAATTTTTTTT
Coding sequences within:
- a CDS encoding isoprenyl transferase: MNATTLPRHIAIIMDGNGRWAKQKHLPRIAGHKAGAQSVRRIVRCCAEKKVEVLTLFAFSSENWQRPAQEVSYLMELFITVLKREVKKIHEQNIQLRIVGDRTRFDDRLRQQMLKAEKLTAGNTGLKLIIAANYGGRWDIRETLRCIASDIEKGELRSDEISLELIHKKTAFADFPDPDLLIRTSGEQRISNFLLWQLAYTELYFTEVFWPDFNAEEFDKALAFYAMRDRRYGARPKLTVNV
- a CDS encoding outer membrane beta-barrel protein, giving the protein MFKKLVIASAVLAASSGIAFAGHSYKGDRDYKGEMSVPSCPTCATYSFMSGPYVGLSAAVRNNYSGAPAIYKGIEGRLSLGYAGVLTPGFYLAGELFGGDSFQVKNYRNADGAGARSTWTWGGSIIPGIMLTDYVMAFARVGGERTRFSNQSANASAWHVGVGGQTNICPNWDLRGEYTYSSYGSVTALGHPSTDLFSVGVIYKFM